One window of the Streptomyces sp. ITFR-21 genome contains the following:
- a CDS encoding helix-turn-helix domain-containing protein has protein sequence MTPNGSAIRDFRQLRGISLRRFARLIGKDPGFWSRVETDKQGASDDTLHAAAAVLDVSIRSITREITRDQEEPGRHPH, from the coding sequence GTGACACCGAACGGAAGCGCAATCAGGGACTTCCGTCAATTGCGCGGGATCTCTCTGCGCCGGTTCGCGCGGCTCATCGGCAAAGACCCCGGCTTCTGGTCGCGGGTCGAAACCGACAAACAGGGCGCCAGCGACGACACCCTCCACGCAGCCGCCGCTGTCTTGGACGTCTCCATCCGATCAATCACAAGGGAGATAACCCGTGACCAGGAAGAGCCTGGCCGACACCCCCACTGA